The Marinobacter subterrani genome has a segment encoding these proteins:
- a CDS encoding phage tail tape measure protein, protein MSELRASVVMNLRGNLERNARRYEGSMRQLATNGSRHMSRLQRVTSGLGRTLESLGGRYTAMLGGAAAGYAGVRLAVESAKLDKQLIQIRQTAGATVEQSQLLRAELHRMSEETGQSLGSLLNGFNSLIQAGQSWEQALATIMAINPAMAVTGSNAEVLASAVGVAGEAFKFDLSNPKTALALIDQMTKAGRLGNAELEDLSSIFARVGVNAKSAGLEFADTLGFIEQLSMIERNPERLATLVDSTLRLFTNSKYMERAQNATGVSFYNAEGDRRAAFDVLDDIASRYQELETDQQRAGAIEAAFGNADLDTIKGLRTLLSGDAIAGARTKTRDILNSAGTISRDLEEALSNSVDQVARLKNALSGAADEFAKPINEAVENAVKYLLDEQNLSGKEMIGGGLAAAAGGLALAKGGGKLLQRFGGLGTGVAVGKALEEASGVQPVYVVNMPGGGFGAGADARGGAGGSRGNRRRANRVSNWRMARRAPSLRMLPTAGLGVMGTAGLAVGAAGAAGYGVGSLVSNKLLTDQGMLGTETGRNIGEAIGESVARVLAAFGNDEAQRAIRYNEGRGESTVRIQIDQDGRVRGATPEKGPGGPDLDVDSGAWGIWP, encoded by the coding sequence ATGAGCGAATTGCGCGCCAGCGTGGTGATGAACCTGCGGGGCAACCTGGAACGAAACGCCAGGCGTTACGAAGGCTCCATGCGCCAGCTGGCCACCAACGGCAGCCGGCACATGAGCCGCCTGCAGCGGGTGACCAGTGGTTTGGGGCGCACCCTGGAGTCCCTCGGCGGGCGCTACACCGCCATGCTCGGCGGTGCCGCTGCCGGTTACGCGGGTGTCCGGCTGGCTGTTGAGTCCGCCAAGTTGGATAAGCAGCTTATCCAGATCCGACAGACTGCGGGCGCCACCGTAGAGCAGTCTCAGTTGCTCAGAGCCGAGCTGCACCGGATGAGTGAGGAGACTGGCCAGTCTCTCGGATCCTTGCTGAACGGCTTTAACAGCCTTATTCAGGCTGGTCAGAGCTGGGAGCAGGCGCTGGCCACGATTATGGCCATTAACCCGGCCATGGCGGTGACCGGTTCTAACGCTGAAGTGCTTGCCTCGGCTGTTGGAGTTGCTGGAGAGGCATTCAAGTTTGACCTTTCTAACCCGAAAACAGCGCTGGCCTTGATTGATCAAATGACCAAAGCCGGACGACTGGGTAATGCCGAGCTGGAGGATTTGTCGAGCATTTTTGCCCGAGTCGGTGTTAATGCCAAATCTGCGGGCCTCGAATTTGCGGACACCCTGGGCTTCATCGAGCAGCTCTCGATGATCGAGAGAAACCCGGAACGTCTGGCTACCTTAGTTGATTCGACTCTGCGGTTATTCACCAATTCCAAATACATGGAGCGTGCTCAAAACGCGACGGGGGTTAGCTTCTATAACGCCGAGGGTGACCGCCGTGCAGCTTTCGACGTGCTGGACGATATTGCATCCAGGTATCAGGAGCTGGAGACCGATCAGCAGAGGGCCGGCGCTATTGAAGCAGCTTTTGGCAATGCTGACCTCGACACAATCAAGGGTCTTAGAACGCTTTTGTCCGGGGATGCGATTGCCGGCGCCAGAACCAAGACCAGAGACATTTTGAACAGCGCTGGCACGATCAGCAGGGATCTCGAAGAGGCGTTGTCGAATTCGGTTGATCAGGTCGCCCGCCTCAAGAATGCTCTCTCTGGTGCAGCAGATGAGTTCGCAAAGCCAATCAATGAGGCCGTAGAAAACGCAGTCAAATATCTTCTGGATGAACAGAATCTCAGCGGCAAGGAAATGATCGGCGGCGGGCTGGCGGCAGCGGCCGGCGGTCTGGCTTTGGCCAAAGGTGGCGGCAAGCTGCTGCAACGTTTCGGAGGCTTAGGTACCGGTGTTGCAGTTGGCAAGGCTCTTGAGGAAGCGTCCGGAGTTCAACCCGTCTATGTCGTCAACATGCCGGGTGGTGGGTTTGGTGCTGGCGCTGATGCTCGTGGCGGGGCTGGTGGTTCCAGGGGTAACAGGCGCCGTGCAAACCGTGTCAGCAACTGGCGCATGGCGCGCCGTGCGCCGTCTTTGAGAATGTTGCCAACCGCAGGGCTCGGCGTGATGGGTACGGCAGGGTTGGCAGTGGGAGCTGCTGGCGCTGCTGGATATGGAGTGGGCTCACTCGTCAGCAATAAGTTGCTGACCGATCAGGGGATGCTGGGCACTGAGACCGGCCGCAACATTGGCGAGGCTATCGGCGAGAGCGTGGCCCGCGTATTGGCTGCGTTCGGCAACGATGAAGCGCAGCGGGCTATCCGCTACAACGAAGGCCGTGGCGAGAGCACTGTGAGGATTCAGATCGATCAGGATGGTCGAGTGCGTGGGGCGACCCCAGAGAAAGGTCCGGGTGGCCCGGACCTGGACGTTGACTCTGGGGCATGGGGGATCTGGCCGTGA
- a CDS encoding phage tail assembly protein gives MAGARITVALIHGLALGEEVHKEVTLREPTAGDILDAQEASERLMMVPTGDGGVEPMLVSSPSRSSMEVLRRQIVSVGDISGPLDMKLLRKLDPEDLDLLLATTGNLNAGSINQVQQEVVKRGRGEGGRPDAD, from the coding sequence ATGGCGGGCGCACGAATCACCGTTGCATTGATCCATGGCCTGGCCCTGGGTGAGGAGGTGCACAAGGAAGTGACCCTGCGTGAGCCCACGGCCGGCGACATTCTGGACGCCCAGGAAGCCTCCGAGCGCCTGATGATGGTGCCCACCGGCGACGGTGGCGTGGAGCCCATGCTGGTGAGCAGCCCATCGCGCAGCAGCATGGAAGTGCTGCGCCGGCAGATCGTCAGCGTGGGCGACATCAGCGGCCCGCTGGACATGAAGCTGCTGCGCAAGCTGGACCCCGAAGACCTCGACCTGCTGCTGGCCACGACCGGCAACCTCAACGCCGGCAGTATCAACCAGGTGCAGCAGGAGGTGGTGAAACGGGGGCGAGGCGAAGGCGGCCGTCCGGACGCTGACTAA
- a CDS encoding phage tail tube protein, whose translation MSQITGKATVKVDGEELLTDVDATLNVGGVSREAVMGPRGVQGHRETPEAPTLTTTVRHTENTDLLALGRITGATVLFETDTGDGYMLRRAFVTDTVELSSGNGGVRLNWSGYGVERI comes from the coding sequence ATGAGCCAGATTACCGGCAAAGCCACCGTCAAGGTGGATGGCGAGGAGCTGCTCACCGACGTGGACGCCACCCTGAACGTGGGCGGCGTGAGCCGCGAGGCCGTGATGGGGCCCCGTGGTGTGCAGGGCCACCGGGAAACCCCGGAAGCCCCAACGCTCACCACCACGGTGCGCCACACCGAAAACACCGACCTGCTGGCCCTGGGCCGCATTACCGGTGCCACCGTGCTGTTTGAGACCGACACCGGGGATGGCTACATGCTGCGCCGCGCGTTCGTAACCGACACGGTCGAGCTGAGCAGCGGCAACGGCGGCGTGCGGCTGAACTGGAGCGGTTACGGCGTGGAGCGGATCTGA
- a CDS encoding phage tail sheath subtilisin-like domain-containing protein — protein MITAGVFNDIPSALRIPGVFIEFDDRLANSGVWQTRLLVLGQRSAAAEKPALSVERVTSAEQADRFYGRGSMIAEMIRAALEIDPYMETWAIPLDDDGTGVKATGSITVAGTATVPGTLALYIAGYRVRVAVDAADAAADIAQSMVAAITADDRLPVTAAVDGVDTTKVNLTCRWAGETGNDIDLDLNRQDEVSPNGVTLTFGAMANGAANPDLAAAIAAMGDQWYHYIACPYNDTANLGELKNELDRRWGPMVQQGARAFTAFRGTHSETGTFGSGHNNPHLTVMGTNLAASPTWLWAVTYAMVSAGSLSNDPARPLQYLALPGLIGPRTSLAWTKAERNLLLYDGIATFTVANDGTVQINREITTFQTNSAGVASDAYLDIQVPETLERIRYEQISRILSKYPRHKLAGDADAGNYGAGQPIVTPRVIKAELLDLYRDFMTSGWAQDYAGYAESLTANIDPADPKRMNVIDSPKLVGQYRIHAMQTQFRQ, from the coding sequence ATGATTACCGCCGGTGTATTCAATGACATCCCCAGCGCGCTGCGCATTCCGGGCGTGTTCATCGAGTTCGATGACCGCCTGGCCAACAGTGGCGTATGGCAGACCCGCCTGCTGGTGCTGGGCCAGCGCAGCGCGGCTGCTGAAAAGCCCGCCCTCTCGGTTGAGCGGGTCACCAGCGCCGAACAGGCCGACCGCTTCTACGGCCGCGGCTCCATGATCGCCGAGATGATCCGCGCGGCACTGGAGATCGACCCCTACATGGAAACCTGGGCCATCCCTCTGGATGACGACGGTACCGGCGTGAAGGCTACCGGGAGCATCACCGTGGCTGGCACGGCCACCGTGCCGGGTACCCTGGCGCTGTACATCGCCGGTTACCGGGTGCGTGTTGCGGTTGACGCCGCCGATGCGGCCGCCGATATCGCCCAGAGTATGGTTGCGGCCATCACCGCTGACGATCGTTTGCCGGTGACCGCGGCCGTGGACGGCGTGGATACCACCAAAGTGAACCTCACCTGTCGCTGGGCTGGCGAGACCGGCAACGACATCGATCTGGATCTCAACCGCCAGGACGAGGTAAGCCCGAATGGCGTCACCCTGACCTTTGGGGCGATGGCCAACGGGGCCGCCAATCCGGATCTGGCCGCTGCGATCGCCGCCATGGGTGACCAGTGGTACCACTACATCGCCTGCCCCTACAACGACACCGCCAACCTGGGAGAGCTCAAGAACGAGCTGGACCGCCGCTGGGGCCCAATGGTGCAGCAGGGTGCCCGGGCGTTCACCGCGTTCCGGGGCACTCACTCTGAGACGGGCACCTTTGGCAGCGGCCACAACAACCCGCACCTGACCGTGATGGGCACCAACCTGGCAGCCAGCCCAACCTGGTTGTGGGCGGTGACCTACGCCATGGTGTCGGCGGGCTCACTGAGCAACGACCCGGCCCGGCCGCTCCAGTACCTGGCGTTGCCAGGGCTGATCGGCCCGCGTACCTCTCTGGCCTGGACCAAGGCCGAGCGCAACCTGCTGCTGTACGACGGCATTGCCACCTTCACCGTGGCCAACGACGGCACCGTGCAGATCAACCGGGAGATCACCACCTTCCAGACCAACAGCGCCGGCGTGGCCAGCGATGCCTACCTGGACATCCAGGTGCCGGAAACCCTGGAGCGGATCCGCTACGAGCAGATCAGCCGCATCCTCTCGAAGTACCCGCGCCACAAGCTGGCCGGCGATGCCGACGCCGGCAACTACGGCGCTGGCCAGCCGATCGTGACGCCCCGGGTGATCAAGGCGGAGCTGCTGGACCTGTACCGCGACTTCATGACCAGCGGCTGGGCCCAGGACTACGCCGGCTACGCCGAGAGCCTGACCGCCAACATCGACCCGGCCGACCCCAAGCGCATGAACGTGATTGACTCGCCCAAGCTGGTTGGCCAGTACCGCATCCACGCCATGCAGACCCAGTTCCGCCAGTAA
- a CDS encoding DUF2635 domain-containing protein, protein MAKERIYVKPRQRDPAKPAAGVLQVRRENGTPIPDEGAWVEPSQYIRRRLRDGDLVTATAPKKASAKTAAKSTDTQE, encoded by the coding sequence GTGGCCAAAGAACGCATTTACGTGAAGCCTCGCCAGCGTGACCCGGCCAAACCCGCCGCCGGTGTGCTGCAGGTGCGCCGGGAGAACGGCACGCCGATCCCGGACGAGGGCGCCTGGGTAGAACCCAGCCAGTACATCCGCCGTCGCCTGCGCGATGGCGACCTGGTAACGGCCACCGCCCCGAAAAAGGCGAGTGCCAAAACCGCCGCCAAATCCACTGACACCCAGGAGTAA
- a CDS encoding phage protein Gp37, producing the protein MLATIEDAIIERCQAVLGAHVRTVEDLPGRWSEATLRAALRRTPGVYVAWGGSSGGGDNTQATTNARYVVYVVTSHASGERERRRGNSRQVGAYELVERVAPAVHGLKVDNIGSLSLESIDNLYSDRFDKEGVVIYGLAYRLRLTFPPAFDVNTLNDFELYTGTHQVGDADDPELQSRADLNQPE; encoded by the coding sequence ATGCTGGCCACCATTGAGGACGCCATCATCGAGCGCTGCCAGGCGGTGCTGGGTGCGCACGTGCGCACGGTGGAGGATCTGCCGGGGCGCTGGAGCGAGGCCACCCTGCGCGCAGCGCTGCGAAGAACACCAGGTGTTTACGTGGCCTGGGGTGGCAGCAGCGGCGGTGGCGACAACACCCAGGCCACCACCAATGCCCGATACGTGGTTTACGTGGTGACCTCCCACGCCAGTGGCGAGCGTGAACGCCGCCGGGGCAACAGCCGCCAGGTGGGCGCTTACGAATTGGTGGAGCGCGTGGCGCCTGCCGTGCATGGGCTGAAGGTGGACAATATCGGCAGCCTGAGCCTGGAGAGCATCGACAACCTGTACTCCGACCGGTTCGACAAGGAAGGCGTGGTGATCTACGGCCTGGCCTACCGGCTGCGGTTGACCTTCCCGCCCGCCTTTGATGTGAACACTTTGAACGATTTTGAGCTTTACACCGGCACCCATCAGGTGGGTGATGCGGACGATCCCGAGCTGCAAAGCCGGGCAGATCTGAACCAGCCAGAGTAG
- a CDS encoding gp436 family protein — protein MPYCTLDDLIERFGENELLDLVPDSTGAVIDQSVVDKAIEDASGEIDGFVSAGGYPVPMDPVPRIVTAYCTDIARYRLYDNRATDQVTKRYDDAVKFLRSVASGQVKLGTRVPTESSVGDAQFDTGRRTFNGGGF, from the coding sequence ATGCCCTACTGCACCCTGGATGACCTGATCGAGCGGTTCGGCGAGAACGAGCTGCTGGATCTGGTGCCTGACAGCACTGGGGCAGTCATCGACCAGTCGGTGGTCGACAAGGCCATTGAGGACGCCAGTGGCGAGATCGACGGCTTTGTGTCTGCCGGTGGCTATCCGGTGCCGATGGACCCGGTGCCGCGCATCGTCACCGCCTACTGCACGGACATCGCCCGGTACCGGCTCTACGACAACCGGGCAACTGATCAGGTGACCAAGCGCTACGACGACGCGGTCAAGTTCCTGCGCTCCGTGGCCAGCGGCCAGGTAAAGCTGGGCACCCGGGTACCGACGGAATCCTCGGTTGGTGACGCGCAGTTCGACACCGGCCGGCGCACCTTTAACGGCGGTGGCTTCTGA
- a CDS encoding Mu-like prophage major head subunit gpT family protein encodes MDLTNASLQALFQAYRMNFQQGMTSLGDQGSLYESFCTVVPSTTAVEVYPFLKTLPRLREWVGDRVIHSLEGADFSIKNRKFELTEGVPRDSIEDDTYGLYGPVFQEFGRSSREHPNELAVEVLTANPECYDGQPLFDTDHPVLDENGAEQSVSNDMGGVGPAWYVMDLTRAIKPLVFQRRRDYDFRSITSLTDSEVFMKDKFLFGVDARVNAGPGLWQLVVRSRQDFTAANYEAARKRLQELKGDYGRPLALRHSHTMVPNNLEGPARKVLQNALAAGGETNEWANTSTLVMNSWLPSS; translated from the coding sequence ATGGATTTGACCAACGCAAGCCTGCAGGCGCTGTTCCAGGCCTACAGAATGAACTTCCAGCAGGGCATGACCTCGCTGGGCGACCAGGGCTCCCTGTACGAGAGCTTCTGTACCGTGGTGCCCAGCACCACCGCCGTGGAGGTGTACCCCTTCCTCAAAACCCTGCCGCGTTTGCGCGAATGGGTAGGTGATCGGGTTATCCACTCCCTCGAGGGCGCGGACTTCTCGATCAAGAACCGCAAGTTCGAGCTGACCGAGGGCGTGCCCCGCGACAGCATCGAGGACGACACCTACGGTCTGTATGGGCCGGTGTTCCAGGAGTTCGGCCGCAGCTCCCGCGAGCATCCGAACGAACTGGCGGTGGAAGTACTCACGGCTAACCCCGAGTGCTACGACGGCCAGCCGCTGTTCGACACCGACCACCCGGTGCTGGATGAGAACGGCGCGGAACAGTCCGTGAGCAACGACATGGGCGGTGTTGGCCCGGCCTGGTACGTGATGGACCTGACCCGCGCGATCAAGCCGCTGGTGTTCCAGCGCCGCCGGGACTATGACTTCCGCTCGATTACCAGCCTGACGGACTCCGAAGTGTTCATGAAGGACAAGTTCCTGTTCGGCGTGGATGCCCGGGTGAACGCAGGCCCCGGCCTGTGGCAGTTGGTGGTGCGGTCCCGCCAGGACTTCACGGCGGCCAACTACGAGGCTGCCCGCAAACGCCTGCAGGAGCTGAAAGGCGACTACGGCCGCCCGCTGGCGTTGCGCCATAGCCACACCATGGTGCCCAACAACCTGGAAGGCCCCGCGCGCAAGGTGCTGCAGAACGCCCTGGCCGCCGGCGGCGAGACCAACGAATGGGCCAACACCTCCACCCTGGTGATGAACTCCTGGCTGCCCAGCAGCTAA